TGCCTCTGTAAATTCCATGCTTTGGCTCTGAAGGGCGAGATTCTGTGCCGGATCTCTACTCGTTAACCTTAAGTACCTCTTATCACAGATCTGTAGACCTTATTACTGGACGTAAATAAACATTTTAAGTAAGTACAGAAAGTTTCTTTAAATCCATTTAGATTTTGAGCCTGATGGTATTTATACAATAAAAGTGATAAGAGGTCACCGAAGCAACCCTAGGACCATATGCAAATTCTTAAACTAAAGATCCAGATATAGGAAAAAAAGAATCTTTATTGCTCTCTAAAAAGATTTAGGTCCCACATACACAGTAGAAAATTTATTTAATCAGCTATTATGGCTATAAAAAAGTTTTAACGGTCTGAATTCCTCAGTTTTGTTTCGCCGATGACACAAGTGGTTTCCTCATGGATGGTCCTTTCCATAGACCTTAGTAACCATGACTGAAGCTTCAGTTCGGAACCCAAGAGTGTGCAACCTTTTCAGAGGTTACTTAACACTGCACCATTATTTGGCCTGTTTGTTGCTTAAAAGTAACAAGGCTACTCCATGTCCTAGAGCTGAGGTCTGCACTGCTCCGAGGGGAAGGCATCACAGGGTCAACTTTCAAACTTGGGCCAACTGTGTAGTAATAGTGTGTCACCATAATGCTGGTCCTACTTAGTAAAATGAGAGGCTTTAACAATTTAAAATCTTGCCAGTCAAATAAATAAGAGTGGCTGGTTACCATCCATAAATTCACATGCTACCAAGTTGCACTAGTGTGAAGGGGGATTTAAAATTACAAACCAGAGGTAGTGACATTGCTTGGTGGCACTCCAGAGACTGAAGTCAGACATTGGCCCCTTTTGCCTTAGCAGCATTTTCCAGGATTCTCTTTTTCCATTCTTCATAATCTTGTTTTGCTTCGGTTTCACTTTTCTGCCGCTTGCGAGGGGTCTCAACTTCATCTTCATGATctaccgggggggggagggggaaacaaaaacaaaactttcagGAAACGCTCTCTATCACTTATAATATTTTGCCTAAAGAGTGCCTAATACTGAGTCTCAGACCCCTGGAATGTACACATACCAGTCTATTTCACACAAAGACTACcatcaaatatttaaaagaaaataataatcaaGCTGTAGTTTTGTTTAACACTATGATCTTCACTTATTTATCTTTTTGTTTGAGCGGAAAAGGCTACCCTAGTTCCACTAGACTTGCTCCACAAAAACGTAATGATGCTTCCCCTAGGCCAGCgatgcccaaacttttcctcttgtgcccccctccgcctccccagtaatggaatctgtccgcACCATAGGTGCTGATTCCATGGGTactccagggttggagcacccacagaaaaaaaaataggtgcTTAGCGCCCACCAGCAGCCAGCGCCTCCCATCAGCTGGCGACCCTGTGGATTGacccccccccaagcctccccctcccgcccgccgcaatcagctgtttcacagcgtgCAGGGGGCACGGAGTGGaaggagcggggaaggggcagaactgggcaggaagagctggagtgggggcttggaagaaggggtgaggtgggggcgggcatggggtggagtgggggtgggaagaggtggggcgcgcttaggggaagagggtgggtggaggtggggcctggggtggagctgagTGTTGAGCACCCCTGGGACCCGGAGAAAGCTGGCGCCTGTGGTCCATGTCCCCCCCTCCATTGCTGCAGAGGGGTCGTGCCCCACCTCACTAGACTCTCAGCGTTTCCAACATCTGGCCATATGGAAGGGAGTGGGTTGTTGAGAACAGCCTCAAGACATACTGAGCTATAACAAAGTTATCTAGCTAAAGCATTATTAGGTAACAGCAGAAGATCAAAGCTTAATTTCACAATTAAGAGACAACTTACTCTCTTCCTTTTCAATGCATTCAAGCAAGGTCTTCTGGCTTTGGGTTGGCTGAGGAGTCAGTGAAGCACAGTCTCCTTTTAAAGAAGAGAaagctgcttttatttatttaattttggaCAGTCATTGGGGTACTAGGGCACCTAATGATTCACATTCATGCCTTACTTAGgacccccttccccaaccccccccccgccccccccccgcccacacacacttCCCTCTACTTTGCTGATATCTCTGgcaggactctctcttgcttctCATTTCTCCAGCACCTCAATTAATGTATTTCTACTACAGTAGCACCTGCAATGTGCTGGGTGCAagccacacacacaagaacagtgTCTTCCCTGGCAAACTTCCCAGCTGAAGATGGCAGCAACAATCCCCGTTTCAGCAATGGGCTAATTTCTTGTAGGAGCAGCAACAGATGTGGGCCTTGAAGGGGTTTTCAAGGAGGAGAGAGCAATGGCTTTATGGATAAGTTCAGGTGGGACATTCTCTGCATGATGAGCATTATGGTAGGAGATGCAAtgacaggggatgggggctgagggtgcCAATGGTGGAGTACGAGGAAAAAGTGCACAAATCGTGATGGGGCAGAGTTGTACAAGGAAGGTGAGGACATTGACTTGGTGACTGGAGAAGGACGAGACAGAGGGATTCTAACAGGGGCTCCGTGACACGTATGGAAGATGATCTTGGCAGCTGCACTCTACGAAATGGAGTGGGGCTACAGGAGAGTCAGTCAGAGGTGGCAGCTGCACTACTAAAGGCAGAAGAAGGGCAGGACCTAGAAGAGGGTTTTAGCTGTGTGGCGGTAAAGAAAAGGCCAGAACTTGACATATTGCAGAGGAAGAGCCGTAAGTTTTGTATTGCTCCCATGTGTGGGGCAAGCACAAGGGAGGAGTCAGAGACAGTTCCTGTGTTATGGGAGTTAGATGATAGACTGACATGACATCCCTGAGGAACGAGACAGGCAGTGATCAGAAAGTGGACTGAAGGAGACAAATTAGGAGTGGACAGACAGGCTGGCACAAAACAGTTGAAATTAGAGGAGCAAAGGAGATCACCCTCAGAAagggtgcagagagagaaggatgttgctcTGTGGGACCCAACAGCATGGCTACATCACCTGCATTCCAGAGCATGAGACTGCAAGTGCTGAACACTTACTGCTGATCTGCTGGCCAATTGTCTccagctggctgcagagccgATCGAATATTGCCTTCTTCACCCCAGAGGTATCCACCATTTTCTTCTTATCCACTTTTAGTTTCAAGCACCTAAAATAGGAAGTTAGTTTATTTTCTGAAGGAAGCAACATTCAAACATACATAACTCAGGTTGATCAATGCATTTATAGGCAGCGCTGCCTTGGAGAATAAGCAGAAGGCTGGGGCCTGGAATTCCAGAATTCAAATCCAACTCGGCTACTGACTCACTTTGTGACCTTGCTCAAGAGacttccttcctgcctcagtttctccgtCTGTAAAAAGGATGATGAGCCATACCCATCTGCCTTACAGGGAAGCTGTGATGATCAATTAATCCTAACAGCATGTAACAATTTGGAACAGgaagtgaaaaatttcacaccttgTTGAAATCACAAGGGGAAATTTAAATAGAAAGAAAGTAGTTCTACACATTgtaatttggccaggacagtAAACAATCCTACTCCTGCAATGAGCCAAATGGGACTTTCACCCCAGTAGACAGGTGCTCGTTTTTAAAGCTCATCTGATGAACTGTACAGCACCCCTAAAGCCAGACTGGTTCATAAGATTTCTAACATGTATAACTCTTAGCTTGGGGGAAGATTCATGTACAGTAAAAGTCCATGTGGGTTTTCCTGAGTCATTGTCTGCTGGACACTAACTTGCAGGCTGTTGCAACTCTCTCTTTGGAGGGCTCCATGTCTCAAAGGCAAGATTGCctgcggggtgggggaggcagagaaaCAGATGACTATTTGGAGCTTGTCAGTCTTTAGCCTTTCTGCAATGGCTCCCAATTTGAATGCAAGACAtcatctcattaccactgcacaTTCCACAGACATCTTTGTCTGCTATATACactctaaactaaactaaaatacaCTCTAGTACATCTTGGCAAACAGAAACAATCTTCCCACCAAATGCAAGATATTAACTAGTAAGATTCTTATGTTGGTTTGGGAGAAAGGTTTGATGGAAGGTCAAACATACCCAACAGATGATCTTCAGATGACTCTCACACTGTAGAATCATCCATCCATAATACTTTAAGTACCAGTGGCAATATTTATAAAATCATGTGATTTGCCTTTGAGCTACTAGACTACGTGTttgatttaatgttttctttctCCAAGGCAAAACACAATCTAGTTCTAGGCTGAATACTTCACTGCAAGGAAGACATTAGCCTCAGCAGGCTGTCAAGACTATCTGGGGTTCTGAGAGTAGTGCTACAAGATACATTTAACCACCTAACGGTACTTTAGGATATTAAGGCATTCTGGAGCCTGGAGCAGCTGTTTGCACTGTAACACTTGTGAAATCTTTCATTATCATGTACCGCATGCCTGAGTTGGGGGGAAATCCAATAATGTGATTTTGTGCTCTCTCAGTTAGAATAATGGGGAATCTCACCCAGCATGTAATTGTATGAAGAGCATACCTGCAGGCTGTGAACAACGCAGCTGTTGTGAACAAGGGTTTTGATAAATCAAGATCCATCTGCTGCATTTCAGAGAGACTGGATTCATACCTAAAAGAGAGCAACATTGTTTATTACACAGCCAGTTTGCTTCTAAACAAAGCTTGTGAAGTTGATTACTTCGGAGTTGAACAAAGACCTGGTACAAGATTGCTTGGTTCTTTGTCTCAGCCAGGCACAAGCATTTTCTACTCCTGCCTGAGAACAGAAGAAAGAGGCAAAGATGGGAAAGGGATGGCAGCACATCCtgagatagggggtggggggtagaggTGTGATATTTATTTTAGATCAAGAAATCAGGCAGAGGGGACAAGGTGGAGTCAGCACAGTCTCTATTCTACCTACTCACCACACTCAATGGAACCTAGTACTTAACATCTATAAATTATCTCTAAAAAATGTGATAAGCCACTTTGAATTCAATTCATCCCAGTGCAGAGGGTCTGCCCATAGCTCTTTTAACCATTTAATCCCCCAATAACCCCTTGATATAGGGTTTAAGCATGGCAGAAGGCTTTGTGAGCCCTCAGCACAGAGACATTCTCTGAGTATTATGAAACAGCCAACAGACCATTATTTTAATCTATAGTTGTCAGACTGACAGGTGTACTGTTTATACAAGGAAACATCTATAGGTAAGTTTCAATAGCCTTAATCTTTAAATATGATGCAGCCATGAAGAGTGTCAGCTACATAAGTGAAGACTGTTCTTTGCAGCCCAGGATTCATAGCTTCTAAGGCCCAAAGGGatcagtatgatcatctagtctgatctcctgttaCGCAGCCcctaaaacttccccaaaataattcctagagcagatcttttaggaaaacatccaatctgatTTAAAAGTTgctatgacccttggtaaattgtgtAGATCATTAATTATCTcagttaaaaaattatgccttatttccagactaaatttgtttagcttcaacttccagcctctGGATTGTGCTATGTCAGTGGTTTGTGTCATCTCATCTGCatactttatcagtgatgattttgttttcttccaggccattaataaaaatgttaaatagcatagagtgaagaacagatccctgtgggacccactAAAAACAAACCTACTCAATGATGTTTCCctttttacaattacattttgaaacctatcagttagccagcttttaatccatttaaagtgTGACATGTTAATTATGCATTGTTCtcgggttttttttaaacaaaatggtgTGTGGTCCAATCAGTGGACCAAATTTGGTCATGAATCCTTGTCACATGCCACCATCGGTGGCCACGAATTTGGTCTGCTAGTcgaatcattagcttccctggcccgggccgggtactgatggggagtgcaaCATGGACACTGATCCATGCTCCCTTTGTCATACCATATGATAAAACTTTCTATTCCACTAGTATCTTAGGAAGATGTTAAACGTTGGCATGTTGCGCATATGGTAAGAagatgatatgactacatcatctgtttccccccccaaatacagaccaaatatttattgaacgcttctgccttttctgcattattattgataattctaccatttccatttagCAATGAACTAATCCCACTGTCagaattctttttgttcccaCTTGAAAACCTCCCCTTCTTATGGCCTTTAAGTCTGCTGGCCATAGATGTCTCCTtatgtccctttgcttccttgaCCAATTTTCTACAGTTCTATCTTCTGATTGATAGCCATTATTACTGgcttctcctttcttccatttgttgctgttgtttttttataATTTCCAGCTAAAAATTGCTTTTGTTAAAGTGGATATTACACAGAGGAGAGGGTTTTATGTGACAGGACTCTCAACTTTGTGAAGTTTTCTTATTCAACAGTTTTTATCAAGAAAATGTAGGATTCATGTTGGAATGGATACATTTCTCTAGACATGTGGTTTCTTTCATATTTGTATATATCTCCTGGAACTGCAAGGTTGACTGAGAAAGGGCTACAGGTAGGGTTAAATGAGAGGAAGTGTGGGGCTGTGGATAGGAaattggactgggagtcaggagtcctgcAGTCTATTCCCAAATGGTCTACAGTTTTCAAACATGAGTTCCTAAATAAGtggtctaattttcagaggtgctgaccactcAACattccctgaagtcaatgggagctgcaggtgctcagtacctcttaAAAATCAGACTTTTCATACTTAAAGAGCAgtcttatttaaaaacaaagaaagcatTTCCATTTCTTAATAGAAATGGATAATAAAATGATGGCCATAAAAGGTTATGTGCCCTACCTTTGTAATATTTTTGAAGCGGTGTTCACTGCCTCGGTGCAGCAGAACTGTACAGCCAAATCTTGGATTCCCAGATTGGAGTTCAAACCTAGCAAACACTCGAAAGACTTCATACAGCTCTGGTAAGTCCTCTTGTTCAAACCGGAGAGTTTAACTAAGTAgctctttgaaaaacaaaacaaaacctcatgTGTGAGCAGAATTTCCCTTCTGGAACTTAACCCATCTAAATAGAATAGGTTAATCAATCCATcttctatttttgttttgaatagttttgttgttgtttgctcaTTGTTTGGTTAGATCTGTTACACACGTGAGGCTTCCTCatgaagaggaaaaaatacaCAATGGCAAAGGAACAACACACGTTTCAATGCACAGTTACCTTCAGATAGTTACACTGGTGCTGCAGTTTGGAAAATGATTTGGCCCTTTTAACTGCCTTGTAGAGAGCTAAGACACCAGGATCATTTGTATGAAGGGTCAGTGCTACTCATGGGAATCTAGGCAATGGAAACCTCTCCCATGTATGGAGGAGGAATTTACAAAAGATTATATAGACAATCAGCTATGTcttctgtctcttttttttttttgggtgatGGTGGGGACAATTGTCTTGCCTGGCAGTCCTGCAAACAGGCTTCCACAGGCTTGCAGGAGGCAGAGGGACATACATAAAGCCATTGCTTCCTTTTGGTAGCTTTAAGAGCCCCCTTGCATCACTTCTCACAATAAAGGGGCACGCCGGCTTACTGTTTACCACCCTTCAGGAACCCTCAGTCAGGGGTAGAAGTCAATTCACACCAGAATGTAATGGAGACTCTAGTCTCCAATTCTCCATTGTTAACCTCTGATGAAAACTGGAATAGCACTGGATTGTCAGAAGGACCCAATTGCAGACTGGTCCATAATGTGAGGAAATGGGAATTTACTAGTCTTTCCTTGCTGCCTCATCATATACACTAATCACAGTACAAATTTTATTGGAGTTGGTAAGCATTAGGAAGAACAAAGAACCATGTCACGTATTGTATCCTACTTTGTCCACTGGGTGTTGCATATAGCCAGCTGCTAGGTCCAGGCACATCACCGCATTACTTGTTGCTGTCATCTGAGCCAATAAGCCTGTGCACTTCACCTGGGACAGTCGCAGATATTCTTCTGCTTTTCTGTAAAATATCCCCACgtgagcacacacacaaaatgccaTTCGTTAATATCACTGAGGTTACAGATTGGTGGCATTTACATCTGCAAGAATTCAAACACACATACCCAGGACTGGCTGCTTTAAATCAAGATAAAAGAAGATTAAGATAAATGGGAGATCAGTGAAATGTGTCTGGAAGCACTGGCAGGCTGGTTTGCATAATTGTGTATGCACTGTAGCGTGTTGTAGCCTACCGAAATGTCAGTCAAATATTAGTTAAAAGGAATTCAAAGTAATTTTGAACAGTGTTAAAAGTAATTTCCCCTTTCCCTGGATTAGGCACTGGAGAGAAGTTAAGAGATTGGATTTAGTTATAGGTCTTAGTGATGTTCAAATGTTACAGGGAATgcacatatatatttattttgatttaactaTAATAACCATTACACACATGCAGAACACTGAGCACCCTCGTGATAATTAAGCTTATAGTAAAAACTCATCTTTATTCTAACTCTACCAGCTGGCGTAATCTAAGGAAGACAACCTTTCGTTTCAGGCAAGGGGGTGGAACAGACTAGTCTAGAAGTAACTAAATCTGTTATAATTCACACCTCTAGTTATTTCAGGGCCAGTCTATGCATGAACTatctcatttcaaattaaatttaatttaaggTGCGAATTAGTAGGCCAGTGATAAGGGACTAGTCATCCCTATGAGAGATTTTAAAATGGCAGCAGAGTTAAAGTGGATAATGGGAAGAATAATTTAGGCCAAGGGCCTTCTCTGTGCTCTTCTGCATCAAGGTGTCCCGCCATTGCTATTGCTATTATAGGTGAGGCTTAGCAATGGCAGGAATCCTAGCACAGATCTGCTTGCAAGTGTTTTAACTGATGTGGTCTCAATACTGCAACAGGCTTGCCACAAGCATACTCCTTCCTGCCCTCACACGGAGCCTTACCAcaatggattgatttaaatcacaaatttttaaatcatatttgtatttgtactttagttattttcctaaagaaagttgATTCTCAGGGGTTGGtaacattaaaacatgttgatttgcaactaaatacagCCTTCACGTTAAATTTGGTACTTCTTTTTGCTAAACAGGAGGATTcactatatctatacacatttatttaagcaattatatagcttaacttttatttaatttacatttattcaggttcttaatttttacatttattatgttagaaaatgatgcatttcttatttactaggtgATATATTTTTACTTGTGCTTGTGTCAagttctatttggatggaaattcaaaacaattaaatattcacaaaaccagcattttaaatgtttttattaaataaaactaccttaaatgttcAGGacaccagacttttttttttaatcaaaactgttttacattgaaaacttatttattaaacaaaggaagaattatctgtagttaaTTAATTAAATTGATTGTTTCCGGTCAttatgtccttcaagattttagaactagaagATCTGATCCTCCCAccttatttttattcatagattgaaaaagaaaacaagcttttctaattcccaattggtttcttaactttcaaTGAACTcatcattgaactgaactagttcaataaactgaaatgaagaaaacagaGACTTCAAAAGTTGGTTTAGAACTTCAATAAACTCCCATTCCAcatgcttagccagtgacttccatcagtatgactttctttaaaacttggtagCAAACATTCTTCCACCGGTATCTAGCTGGGTCTTGCCtaaatgctcagggtctaactgatcaccacatttggggtcaggaaggaattttcccccagggtcagagtggcagagaccctggggtttttttttttgcctttctctgcagcatggggcatgggtcacttgcaggtttaaactagtgtaaatggtgggttctctgtaacatgatttgaggacttcagtaactcagccagaggctagtGGTCTCTTATATGAGTGGATGGATGAGGTTTTGTGgctgtttaagtgtagacatatcctaaattGTGTTTATCATCACAGtagccagggccatccctaggggggtgCGGGGCCCAGGACAAATCAGCATAGGCACGGGAACTAGGGGTGTGGAGGGTGCtgtgggtgctgcagcacccccaggatcccggctgccggccccacgCGCTGGGGGctcagctgggagtggggagggggtggacaggggtaagggggctggctttcagcacccccactattaaaaatgttccagcgccactgcaactcagccccccccccccccaggcttggGGGCCCCACTCTGCATCGGCGGCTGGGCCGGCAGGATGGATCTGGCCAGGTGCTGggccgcctgctgctgctggcagttgcCGGCGCCTACTGCGGAGATATTGTTGGCCATAGTACCACGGCGGTTCAGGGCtctggccgggggtggggaacaCACTGCACCTGGTCTTCCAGGACCAACTGTGCCAGCCAATCGCACCAGCCTGCAGGGCCCCCCGAAGCATGTGGCCTGGAGTGGTAGCCCAGATTCGCCCTACCCAAGGTACGGCTCTAACAGTAGCATACTTCCTCCTCATTCTTACACATTCTGAACAGTGAGATATTTTAAATTTCAACATTGTTAATTAGTTATTAGTATCTGAGTTAgcacccactgaaataaatggggcaGTTGACACATCAGAGCTATAAATGTCAGGCTCCCTACAAACTCAGTCAGACGACATTATTGATGTTAAGTATCaaagggatagccgtgttagtctggatctggatgcatgcatccgaagaagtgggtattcacccacgaaagctcatgctccaatacgtctgttagtctataacaggggtctcaaacatgcggcaagcggagctcttccctgcgtcccgccaagctccccgtgcccccccccccccccgcagttacTTCCAGTCACAGCCAAACTCccttcacacccccccccccgagttatttTACGTGGCAGCTAAACtccctgctccccaatgtttggggcctgcctgctgcccccacgcacctcccccgagtgtcccccggcctCACCTCTGTACCCCCTCCtaaccccaaactccatcccagagcctgcaccccagacttccatccccacccaaactccctcccagagccttaggcaggtgggggtggagtttgggggggcaggttttgggcaccaccaaaatttctacaaacctgccacccctggaagaggcagagcagtggtggagtggtggtgcagcccagtgcagttgggggggggggggtctttaaCAGAAGTAAGTGCATGTTTTGTCCTTTGAATGAGGTGCATTACTGAGtgcatatattttattaaaactgcTTGGAAATGacttgttgtaggagcagcagtgatctgtatgctctgtataatgcttggtttcagagtagcagccgtgttagtctgtatccgcaaaaagaacaggagtacttgtggcaccttagagactaacaaattctctaatacatttgttagtctctaagatgccacaagtactcctgttctttttgtataatgcttagcactttccaggagggaggggggaggagtacgcttgggggagggggagaagagatggggcaagggcaggacctcatggaagaggtggagtgggggcggggacaggtccagcgaggggggtgtcagtgatgcggcccttgggccaatgcactagtcctcatgtggcccttgtggtcatttgagtttgagacccctggtctataaggtgccacagggctctttgCTGCATTATGTTGTACACCGTACAGTTA
Above is a genomic segment from Chrysemys picta bellii isolate R12L10 chromosome 14, ASM1138683v2, whole genome shotgun sequence containing:
- the ORC6 gene encoding origin recognition complex subunit 6 isoform X1, with amino-acid sequence MRPMEEPGVIQRLAPKLGIAAPGVLRKAEEYLRLSQVKCTGLLAQMTATSNAVMCLDLAAGYMQHPVDKSYLVKLSGLNKRTYQSCMKSFECLLGLNSNLGIQDLAVQFCCTEAVNTASKILQRYESSLSEMQQMDLDLSKPLFTTAALFTACRCLKLKVDKKKMVDTSGVKKAIFDRLCSQLETIGQQISTFSSLKGDCASLTPQPTQSQKTLLECIEKEENHEDEVETPRKRQKSETEAKQDYEEWKKRILENAAKAKGANV
- the ORC6 gene encoding origin recognition complex subunit 6 isoform X2 — protein: MRPMEEPGVIQRLAPKLGIAAPGVLRKAEEYLRLSQVKCTGLLAQMTATSNAVMCLDLAAGYMQHPVDKSYLVKLSGLNKRTYQSCMKSFECLLGLNSNLGIQDLAVQFCCTEAVNTASKILQRYESSLSEMQQMDLDLSKPLFTTAALFTACRCLKLKVDKKKMVDTSGVKKAIFDRLCSQLETIGQQISRDCASLTPQPTQSQKTLLECIEKEENHEDEVETPRKRQKSETEAKQDYEEWKKRILENAAKAKGANV